One segment of Gemmatimonadota bacterium DNA contains the following:
- a CDS encoding cytochrome P450, with protein sequence MSGIYRFPILPLPWIPSAPRKDFQMYGRSRLFRRIYLVLRTSDVREVLANDSGRSAAFSVADYGDHMRETVGDFFLGLDQTAGNSYDVEKELALKAFLAETIHGSDAFEALRADLTEIVRQETAAAVQSLETVSRREIDVVSDLANKVPVRLVERYFGIPDRDGSLLQDCQEISFYIFNFFSELPGIRALFRVRRRARKAGARLRENVGREVMERWKILRGPSGPPRPQHVLDRLLLSDPTPKDEKEHLDRVRRTLTGLISGALVATVGQFVSAVDRLMDLPADDRRALQYAALAAAHRGNPRPLWNQLREASRFGAVPPFLFRRCRRPFKIARGSAREKTVFPGDLVVVSPMFAGRDPFTFQDPLAFNPLRPDSSYLLFGYGLHACIGAFFGEILMVQMAAQLFMLRGLERNRERGRSVSYRGAPQSFVLNFLPAQPPLGV encoded by the coding sequence ATGAGCGGCATCTACCGGTTCCCGATCCTTCCACTTCCCTGGATCCCGAGCGCCCCGCGGAAGGATTTCCAGATGTACGGGCGGTCGAGGCTCTTCCGCCGCATTTACCTGGTACTGCGAACCTCGGATGTCCGCGAGGTTCTCGCGAACGACTCCGGGCGAAGCGCCGCATTCTCCGTGGCCGACTACGGCGACCACATGCGCGAGACTGTCGGGGATTTCTTCCTCGGCCTGGACCAAACGGCAGGCAACAGCTACGACGTCGAGAAGGAACTCGCCCTCAAGGCCTTCCTCGCGGAGACCATACATGGGAGTGACGCCTTTGAAGCCCTTCGCGCGGACCTGACCGAGATCGTCCGGCAAGAGACGGCCGCCGCCGTCCAGTCCCTCGAAACCGTGTCCCGCAGGGAGATCGACGTCGTCTCGGACCTCGCGAACAAGGTCCCCGTACGGCTCGTCGAGCGTTACTTCGGAATCCCGGACCGCGACGGAAGCCTCCTCCAGGACTGCCAGGAGATCAGCTTCTATATCTTCAACTTTTTTTCCGAGCTTCCCGGCATCCGCGCGCTGTTCCGCGTCAGGCGCCGCGCGAGGAAGGCGGGAGCACGACTGCGCGAAAACGTGGGACGCGAAGTGATGGAACGTTGGAAGATCCTTCGCGGCCCCTCGGGTCCGCCCCGTCCCCAACACGTCCTCGACCGGCTTCTCCTCTCCGATCCCACTCCCAAGGATGAGAAGGAGCACCTCGATCGGGTGCGCCGGACTCTCACCGGCCTGATCTCCGGAGCCCTGGTCGCGACCGTCGGGCAATTCGTCTCGGCGGTGGACCGGCTGATGGATCTCCCCGCGGACGACCGGCGGGCCCTCCAGTACGCCGCGCTCGCGGCGGCCCATCGTGGCAATCCCCGACCGCTCTGGAACCAGCTCCGCGAAGCCTCGCGCTTTGGAGCGGTCCCGCCGTTTCTCTTTCGGCGGTGCCGGCGCCCTTTCAAGATTGCCCGGGGAAGCGCGAGGGAAAAAACGGTCTTCCCGGGCGACCTCGTGGTCGTGTCGCCCATGTTCGCTGGACGCGATCCCTTCACCTTCCAGGATCCACTGGCGTTCAACCCTCTGCGCCCGGACTCCTCCTATCTGCTCTTTGGATATGGGCTTCATGCCTGTATCGGGGCCTTTTTTGGAGAGATCCTTATGGTCCAGATGGCTGCCCAGCTCTTCATGCTCCGCGGACTCGAGCGGAACCGGGAGCGTGGACGCTCCGTTTCCTACCGCGGCGCGCCACAGAGCTTCGTGCTGAATTTTCTCCCGGCCCAACCTCCACTCGGGGTCTAA